Genomic segment of Bdellovibrio bacteriovorus:
TCCACCGGCGCGCAATAGCATCAATATTCCGCCCAGTGCTAAGAAGGACATCATGACGCCCAAAGTGTAATAAAGACCTGAGGTTCGCAGGCTTTGCGCATTTTTCTCTGGACCTAAGAAGCTCAACACTTTGATGGAAAGTACGGGAAACACACAGGGCATGAAGTTTAAAATGAACCCACCCACCAGGGCCCAAAGCAGAACAAAAACCAAAGAAGTCGGCGCGGTTTTCTGCAAAGAAATTTCGTATCCTTGCTTTTGACCTTCGGTATTTTCAGTCACTAGAAGAAAACGAGCTCCTTCGAAATCCGTTTTTGAAGTATCTTGCAAAGCGAGATCAATTTCAAAGTTATGATCCTCAGGTGTGAGCACAGGAACGGTCGCTTTAAAACTTTCCCCGTCTTCTGGAAAGACCTCGAGGTTTTTCAGAGCAGTTTGCGCGGGAAGGTTAAGGACGGTTTTTAAAGTTGCGCCCTCTATTTTTCGAGGGACCCAGGAAAAGGACGAAGGAGCCGGTGTAGGAAAAGAGAATTTTGAGAAGGTCTCCGCCGGAGGACCTCGTTGAGAAGAATAAGGAATTTCTGTTTTCAGCTCAGTAAAGTAAGGGACGCACTCGATTCTACAGATAAGAAATTCTAAGCGGAGCGACGCCTGAACAGGGTTTGGCTTTGTCTCCGGCTCAAGATCGAAAGCAAAAAGAGCTTCCTCGGAATAACCGAAGTTTATCAAACCTTCCACGGGAATACGTTCTGGCAGAGGCCAATGCTCTTTTGTAATCCTGGCATTCGTAAAGTTCCAAGTCCATTTTGGCGCGGCACCTGAATCACCCGAATTTTTCCAGTAAATATGCCAATGGTCTTGGATTTTAAAATGAATCCCCAAAGAGGGCTTTTGGTCTTCATTCCAAGATGTATGGGACGAAATAAGTTTAACTTCTCCTTGAGGAAACGAAAAAGAATCCACTGCAAAAGAAGCACACGAAAACGCCGTAACGAAGACTGTAAGAAGCCGTGAAAGAAAATGCATCCTTTAGTTATAGGAAAAATTCTATGCAACGCCAACATTACTGCGTTTAGCTGGCCGTATTAAATGCGATGCGGGAAGGAACTGTTTAA
This window contains:
- a CDS encoding protein-disulfide reductase DsbD family protein, whose product is MHFLSRLLTVFVTAFSCASFAVDSFSFPQGEVKLISSHTSWNEDQKPSLGIHFKIQDHWHIYWKNSGDSGAAPKWTWNFTNARITKEHWPLPERIPVEGLINFGYSEEALFAFDLEPETKPNPVQASLRLEFLICRIECVPYFTELKTEIPYSSQRGPPAETFSKFSFPTPAPSSFSWVPRKIEGATLKTVLNLPAQTALKNLEVFPEDGESFKATVPVLTPEDHNFEIDLALQDTSKTDFEGARFLLVTENTEGQKQGYEISLQKTAPTSLVFVLLWALVGGFILNFMPCVFPVLSIKVLSFLGPEKNAQSLRTSGLYYTLGVMMSFLALGGILMLLRAGGEQIGWGFQLQSPTVAAGISILFFWLGLNFLGTFEIGQSLTYLGAKKTSSDRAGSFLTGVLATLVATPCTAPFMGAALGASLAMPAINTLLVFAGLGLGMAFPFLVLAYFPKTVQYLPKPGAWMEKLKEFLAFPLFATVLWLLWVLSHQVTIASLLFLLGIYLIIALWIWGSRQVHNERWKQVLLLLGFLLSFLVLALMPHESITVSKVSQSDSWKTFSKESVAQDIAAGKAVFIDFTAAWCITCQVNKKLVLHTSEVQSAFTANSVQLYQADWTDKNPAITEALAGYGRNSLPLYVYYAAGSNRPLLLPEILTKGIILELFNKETK